Proteins encoded in a region of the Triticum dicoccoides isolate Atlit2015 ecotype Zavitan chromosome 3A, WEW_v2.0, whole genome shotgun sequence genome:
- the LOC119268648 gene encoding zinc finger CCHC domain-containing protein 9-like isoform X1: MLLRLPYARPAPSTARWRLERARARPAQLLRRGHAAASLADGAGAPLHYDPLADLLGPDVGPSPSQNTAPVAERGKLRSWVGPNGQYYRELPCPNCRGRGYTPCKKCGIDRSSLDCPMCNGKGIRMCMQCGGECVIWQESIDEQPWEEVRSSSPLKVKEDDEVDRLEIKIDTSKRPRRTYPSPSPEVAMKISRSLRSLNAKTGLFTKHMKIIHQDAKLHAQRVAAIERTKGTAAARNQASEKQKAFFRDPENRLKRSIAMKGVKFYCSKCGQEGHRSFYCPTVREISARVQFRCRLCGEKGHNSRTCGNPKSENEHQRQPRHCSLCGEKGHNRRNCPGSPEAEVGASGHITKKVNRHNSGVYSCSFCKERGHNRRTCPKRNASLG, encoded by the exons ATGCTGCTGCGCCTTCCGTACGCCCGCCCCGCGCCGTCCACAGCACGATGGAGGCTGGAGCGGGCGCGTGCCCGGCCGGCACAGCTGCTCCGCCGAGGGCACGCCGCCGCTTCCTTGGCCGACGGCGCCGGAGCGCCG CTCCACTACGACCCGTTGGCCGACCTTCTCGGCCCAGATGTCGGCCCCAGCCCCTCGCA GAATACTGCCCCGGTTGCAGAGAGGGGGAAGCTGAGGTCCTGGGTTGGTCCAAATGGGCAATACTATCGAGAGCTGCCTTGCCCTAACTGTAGGGGTAGAGGATACACTCCTTGCAAAAAGTGCGGGATAGACAGATCCAGCTTGGATTGCCCTATGTGCAATGGCAAG GGGATTAGGATGTGTATGCAATGTGGTGGAGAATGTGTGATATGGCAAGAATCTATTGATGAACAACCATGGGAGGAAGTTCGATCTAG TTCACCCTTGAAAGTAAAGGAAGATGATGAGGTCGACAGACTAGAGATAAAGATCGACACCTCAAAAAGACCGAGGCGTACTTATCCATCACCATCCCCAGAAGTTGCCATGAAGATTAGCCGATCTCTAAGA AGTCTGAATGCTAAAACAGGATTGTTTACTAAGCACATGAAGATTATACACCAAGACGCCAAATTGCATGCTCAAAGAGTTGCTGCGATTGAG AGAACAAAAGGTACTGCTGCAGCAAGAAATCAGGCTTCTGAAAAACAAAAGGCATTCTTCAGGGATCCTGAGAATCGGCTCAAGAGAAGCATTGCCATGAAAG GAGTGAAATTTTACTGCAGTAAATGCGGGCAAGAAGGACACCGAAGCTTCTATTGCCCAACAGTGAGGGAAATTTCAGCCAGAGTGCAATTCAGATGCCGGTTATGTGGGGAAAAGGGGCATAATAGCCGAACGTGTGGAAACCCAAAGTCAGAGAATGAACATCAGCGGCAACCTCGGCATTGTAGCCTATGCGGTGAAAAGGGTCACAACCGAAGAAACTGCCCTGGGTCTCCAGAGGCGGAGGTTGGCGCTTCTGGCCATATTACTAAGAAAGTTAACCGTCATAATTCAGGTGTTTATTCATGTAGCTTCTGCAAAGAAAGGGGGCATAATAGACGGACATGTCCGAAGAGAAATGCTAGCTTAGGATAA
- the LOC119268648 gene encoding uncharacterized protein LOC119268648 isoform X2, translating into MLLRLPYARPAPSTARWRLERARARPAQLLRRGHAAASLADGAGAPLHYDPLADLLGPDVGPSPSQNTAPVAERGKLRSWVGPNGQYYRELPCPNCRGRGYTPCKKCGIDRSSLDCPMCNGKGIRMCMQCGGECVIWQESIDEQPWEEVRSSSPLKVKEDDEVDRLEIKIDTSKRPRRTYPSPSPEVAMKISRSLRSLNAKTGLFTKHMKIIHQDAKLHAQRVAAIEVLLQQEIRLLKNKRHSSGILRIGSREALP; encoded by the exons ATGCTGCTGCGCCTTCCGTACGCCCGCCCCGCGCCGTCCACAGCACGATGGAGGCTGGAGCGGGCGCGTGCCCGGCCGGCACAGCTGCTCCGCCGAGGGCACGCCGCCGCTTCCTTGGCCGACGGCGCCGGAGCGCCG CTCCACTACGACCCGTTGGCCGACCTTCTCGGCCCAGATGTCGGCCCCAGCCCCTCGCA GAATACTGCCCCGGTTGCAGAGAGGGGGAAGCTGAGGTCCTGGGTTGGTCCAAATGGGCAATACTATCGAGAGCTGCCTTGCCCTAACTGTAGGGGTAGAGGATACACTCCTTGCAAAAAGTGCGGGATAGACAGATCCAGCTTGGATTGCCCTATGTGCAATGGCAAG GGGATTAGGATGTGTATGCAATGTGGTGGAGAATGTGTGATATGGCAAGAATCTATTGATGAACAACCATGGGAGGAAGTTCGATCTAG TTCACCCTTGAAAGTAAAGGAAGATGATGAGGTCGACAGACTAGAGATAAAGATCGACACCTCAAAAAGACCGAGGCGTACTTATCCATCACCATCCCCAGAAGTTGCCATGAAGATTAGCCGATCTCTAAGA AGTCTGAATGCTAAAACAGGATTGTTTACTAAGCACATGAAGATTATACACCAAGACGCCAAATTGCATGCTCAAAGAGTTGCTGCGATTGAG GTACTGCTGCAGCAAGAAATCAGGCTTCTGAAAAACAAAAGGCATTCTTCAGGGATCCTGAGAATCGGCTCAAGAGAAGCATTGCCATGA